In Mucinivorans hirudinis, the DNA window ATTGTTCAGAAGCTACTTCAACGACCTAAACGACCTAAAAGTCCTAAAAGTCCCATTTTCTTAGCACGCGCCACCGCACATTATACTTTTGATATAGAATACAATAACCACCAGTGCGAAAGCAAAGCAGATATATGTTGCAACCAATTTACCGATGCACTGAAGGCGTGGCAACCACAGTTGGTTGTTCCAACCGATTGTTTGGAACGCGCTCCAGAAGCCGTGATTGAGGTGATACCACAACGCCACGAACCACACCAAATATAGAATTGAGTAGCAAGGATTGCTGAAATAGTACTGAATCAGCGATGCGCCGTCGGTTGGTGAAATAAGCATACCACCAATAGCAACTTCGTGATGACCAAGTATTTCCACCAACTGCATCTTTGCCCAGAATTGCCACAAGTGCAGACCGATAAAGCCAACAATGATAAAGCCGAGAATCAACATATTCTTCGAAGCCCAAAGCACCTCCTTAGGACGTACCACTTTGGCATAGTGTTGATTACCGCGCGCTTTTTTGTTGTAGAGCGTGAGGGCGAACGAAAGCAAAATGTG includes these proteins:
- a CDS encoding Succinate dehydrogenase cytochrome b subunit, whose protein sequence is MSITGGFLILFLLFHATMNLVAVFSPEGYNAICHFLGANWYALAASLILAGGFLIHILLSFALTLYNKKARGNQHYAKVVRPKEVLWASKNMLILGFIIVGFIGLHLWQFWAKMQLVEILGHHEVAIGGMLISPTDGASLIQYYFSNPCYSILYLVWFVALWYHLNHGFWSAFQTIGWNNQLWLPRLQCIGKLVATYICFAFALVVIVFYIKSIMCGGAC